One Nitrosopumilus piranensis genomic region harbors:
- a CDS encoding dihydropteroate synthase, producing the protein MTIPRVSSALKAVDLKQIPPPLIIGERINTQGSRKAKQLVLADDYDGLVDLGRTQVEDGAHCLDVCVATTERADEKEFMLNLVKRLSLEVDAPLVIDSTDPEVIEASVKQIPGRPIINSINLEGDGSRFAKLAPIMAKYGLPAIALCIGPDGMAKTSQQKLDTAELLFETGKKYGLKIEQFIFDVLTFTLATGEDEFLDAGKNTLEGIRLVKEKFPNSFTTLGLSNISFGLVPYARKILNSVFLHHAIKSGLDTAIVNAKEIIPYGEIDEKERKLAEDLIFNTHPNALSELITYFENVGPQSSTASKKVDVDPSWPAGKKANFRIVNRLKDGIENDVVSAIADKVKKNDILKDTDGKFSLDATPETTHDGAIRTLNENLLPAMKEVGDKFGAGELILPFVLKSAECMKAAVGELEKYLVKEEGSSKGKLVLGTVYGDVHDIGKNLVKTIFQNNGYTVYDLGKQVPLQKFLEKIDEVNPDAVGLSALLVSTSKQMQFFVEHARKNKMNIPILCGGAAINSNYINRIAKEDGIYEPGVFYCNTMFEGLKTMDTLISDEKQNLLAQWREKLENWKEKSTASVDPSTLPKSNIKPVDAPTPTNIGEPIRLKLDQIKMDEVWQLIDKKSLFKLSWGLRGKAGAESEADHEQLLSQWKIRIIREKLFEPEVVYGYFKCHNKDGKLLVENPRGDNVEFDFPRSTKPEHLCLTDYFGNDDLVAFQAVTVGNKVADIIEKWNQEDKYTDAYYLHGLAVEVAEALAEWINRKIKSELNLNEGGLRYSWGFPSCPDVLQHQLVWKLLEPEKSGMDLTESGQIIPEQSTAAIVVHHPKAQYFVL; encoded by the coding sequence TTGACTATTCCTAGAGTAAGTTCTGCATTAAAGGCAGTTGACCTAAAGCAAATTCCTCCCCCATTAATCATTGGTGAGCGAATAAACACTCAAGGCTCTCGGAAAGCAAAACAACTTGTTCTTGCTGATGACTATGATGGACTAGTTGATTTAGGTAGAACCCAAGTTGAAGATGGTGCACATTGTCTTGATGTGTGTGTTGCAACAACTGAGCGAGCTGATGAAAAAGAGTTCATGTTGAATCTAGTTAAACGACTGAGTTTAGAAGTAGACGCACCTCTCGTAATTGACTCCACTGATCCTGAAGTCATTGAAGCATCTGTAAAACAAATTCCTGGAAGACCAATAATTAACTCTATTAATCTTGAAGGTGATGGGAGTCGATTTGCAAAACTTGCACCCATTATGGCAAAATATGGTCTACCTGCAATTGCTTTATGTATTGGTCCTGATGGAATGGCAAAAACATCTCAGCAAAAATTGGATACTGCTGAATTACTTTTTGAAACCGGCAAGAAATATGGATTAAAAATTGAACAATTCATTTTTGATGTTTTGACATTTACTCTTGCAACAGGAGAAGATGAATTCCTTGATGCAGGAAAAAACACTCTTGAAGGAATTCGTCTTGTAAAAGAAAAATTTCCAAATTCATTTACTACCTTGGGTCTAAGTAACATCAGTTTTGGATTAGTACCATATGCTAGAAAAATTCTCAATTCTGTTTTCCTACATCATGCAATAAAATCTGGCCTTGATACTGCAATTGTTAATGCAAAGGAGATCATACCATATGGTGAAATTGATGAAAAAGAAAGAAAACTTGCAGAAGATCTAATCTTTAACACTCATCCTAATGCACTATCTGAATTAATTACATACTTTGAGAATGTAGGACCTCAAAGCAGTACTGCATCTAAAAAAGTAGATGTTGACCCATCTTGGCCTGCTGGAAAGAAAGCTAACTTTAGAATTGTCAACAGGCTTAAGGATGGAATTGAAAATGATGTTGTTTCTGCTATTGCAGATAAAGTTAAGAAAAATGACATTCTAAAAGATACTGACGGTAAATTTTCACTTGATGCCACTCCAGAAACAACACATGATGGCGCAATTAGAACCCTCAATGAAAATTTACTTCCTGCCATGAAAGAAGTGGGAGACAAGTTTGGAGCAGGCGAATTAATTCTGCCTTTTGTTTTAAAATCAGCTGAATGTATGAAAGCAGCTGTTGGTGAACTTGAAAAATATTTAGTCAAAGAAGAGGGGTCCAGTAAAGGTAAGCTTGTCTTGGGAACTGTTTATGGTGATGTTCATGACATTGGGAAAAATCTTGTAAAGACCATCTTTCAAAATAATGGTTACACTGTTTATGACCTTGGAAAGCAAGTTCCACTACAAAAATTCCTTGAAAAAATCGACGAAGTGAATCCAGATGCTGTTGGTCTTTCTGCGTTACTAGTTTCCACCTCAAAACAAATGCAGTTTTTTGTAGAGCATGCAAGAAAAAACAAGATGAACATTCCAATCCTTTGTGGGGGTGCTGCAATTAACAGCAATTACATTAATCGAATTGCAAAAGAAGATGGAATTTATGAGCCGGGTGTTTTTTACTGCAATACTATGTTTGAAGGACTCAAAACAATGGATACTCTGATTTCAGATGAAAAACAAAATCTCTTGGCTCAATGGAGAGAAAAATTAGAAAACTGGAAAGAAAAATCAACTGCTTCTGTTGACCCATCTACTCTTCCTAAAAGTAACATTAAACCTGTTGATGCCCCTACTCCAACAAACATCGGAGAACCAATCCGCCTTAAGTTGGATCAAATAAAGATGGATGAAGTATGGCAACTTATTGACAAAAAATCCCTTTTCAAACTATCTTGGGGTCTAAGAGGTAAAGCAGGCGCTGAATCAGAGGCAGACCATGAACAATTGCTTAGCCAATGGAAGATTAGAATAATTCGAGAAAAATTATTTGAGCCCGAAGTTGTTTATGGATACTTCAAATGTCACAACAAGGATGGAAAATTACTTGTAGAAAATCCTCGAGGTGACAATGTGGAATTTGATTTCCCACGTTCGACCAAACCCGAACATCTTTGTTTAACTGACTATTTTGGTAATGATGATCTTGTTGCATTTCAAGCTGTTACAGTTGGAAACAAAGTTGCTGATATCATTGAAAAATGGAATCAAGAAGACAAATACACTGATGCATACTATCTTCATGGATTAGCAGTTGAAGTTGCCGAAGCTTTAGCTGAATGGATAAATCGAAAAATCAAATCTGAATTAAACTTGAATGAAGGTGGCTTGAGATATTCTTGGGGATTCCCTAGTTGTCCTGATGTACTGCAGCATCAATTGGTATGGAAACTTTTAGAGCCCGAAAAATCTGGTATGGATTTAACCGAATCAGGGCAGATAATCCCAGAGCAATCAACTGCAGCAATAGTAGTGCACCATCCTAAAGCACAATACTTTGTACTTTAG
- a CDS encoding methylenetetrahydrofolate reductase has translation MTIRYEANPPKILPDVNTDESIKKFVDRIKIISKKCDAIHLTENVLGYQRASPLDVGKIIKNEMPNLPITVSLRVRDKTEEEISDFVEKCIDIGFSGILILMGDPSQTGKKDSGQIPSLTVKKLRERNIDSKIDLYLSVPNKPNFSKLEKKFDAKPKGFMTQVVQNVQQVQELSNKLKGFAVIPIILFPSQKNEKSAAFLNLDLESYSQEFEELLKKAHEITGDILITSPNDFSGLNEFLNEFAI, from the coding sequence ATGACAATTAGATACGAAGCCAATCCACCTAAAATTTTACCTGATGTAAATACAGATGAATCAATAAAGAAATTCGTTGATAGAATAAAGATTATTTCAAAAAAATGTGATGCAATTCATCTTACAGAAAATGTGTTAGGATACCAAAGAGCATCACCATTAGATGTAGGAAAAATAATAAAAAATGAAATGCCAAATTTGCCAATCACAGTAAGTCTCAGAGTTAGAGACAAAACAGAAGAGGAAATCTCAGATTTTGTTGAAAAGTGTATCGACATAGGTTTTTCAGGAATTTTGATTTTGATGGGAGACCCTTCTCAAACAGGCAAAAAAGATTCTGGACAAATACCAAGTTTGACTGTAAAAAAATTACGAGAGAGAAACATTGATTCAAAAATTGATTTGTATCTTTCAGTACCAAACAAACCCAATTTTTCAAAACTTGAAAAGAAATTTGATGCAAAACCAAAGGGATTCATGACTCAAGTGGTACAAAACGTACAACAAGTACAAGAATTATCAAACAAGCTCAAAGGATTTGCAGTTATTCCAATTATTTTATTTCCATCACAAAAAAATGAAAAATCTGCAGCGTTTTTGAATCTAGATTTGGAATCATACAGTCAAGAGTTTGAAGAATTGTTAAAAAAAGCACATGAAATTACAGGAGATATTTTAATTACATCTCCAAATGATTTTTCAGGATTAAACGAATTTTTGAATGAATTTGCCATCTAA